From the genome of Pseudomonadota bacterium, one region includes:
- a CDS encoding serine/threonine protein kinase, whose protein sequence is MGAVYLARDEHLVGASWAVKVLHEVDLPSESRAEAVALFHREADMCARLRHPGLPEVVDFFSENGKHALVMRRVEGDTLEALLDRKGRPFTEAELLPLLIQLCSCLRHLHEMWPHPIIFRDVKPSNCMVTAGGRLVLIDFGIAR, encoded by the coding sequence ATGGGTGCGGTGTACCTGGCTCGCGACGAGCACCTCGTGGGCGCGTCGTGGGCTGTGAAGGTGCTTCATGAAGTCGACCTTCCTTCAGAAAGTCGTGCGGAAGCCGTGGCGCTCTTCCATCGTGAGGCCGACATGTGCGCGCGGCTTCGCCATCCCGGCCTCCCCGAGGTGGTCGATTTCTTCAGTGAGAACGGTAAGCACGCCCTCGTCATGCGTCGCGTCGAAGGAGACACCCTCGAGGCGCTGCTCGATCGGAAGGGGCGCCCTTTCACCGAGGCCGAGCTTCTCCCGCTGCTGATACAGCTCTGCTCCTGCCTCAGACATCTGCACGAGATGTGGCCGCACCCCATCATCTTCCGCGACGTGAAGCCATCGAACTGCATGGTGACGGCGGGCGGACGGCTGGTGCTCATCGACTTCGGCATCGCGCGC